One part of the Sulfolobus tengchongensis genome encodes these proteins:
- a CDS encoding ABC transporter substrate-binding protein — protein sequence MVEKTRLTLACWSYDRTMALYDGTVKPEGIELNYLTLWPQETFYRMLKYKEFDVAELSFGAYVASLFEDKPFVAIPVFPSRSFRHNSIYVNVNSGIKEPQDLIGKRVGVPEYRQTAAVWIKGILSDIYGVKPESVTYYTGPLEDPAKRRRYFTVLAETDVLPKYKDIKVTRIPNGKNLSDMLANGEIDALYSALVPSSFKNYPEKVVRLFRNYRELEADYFKKTRIFPIMHVIVIRRDVYENNRWIARSLYKAFEEAKNIAFEKFTTATGTLHYALPWLFDHYEETVNVMGEDYWPYGLKKNYHTIETFIRYMYEQGIIPNPIKPEDLFAKEVTDT from the coding sequence ATGGTAGAAAAAACTCGCTTAACGCTGGCATGCTGGAGTTATGATAGAACAATGGCATTATATGATGGAACTGTTAAACCAGAAGGGATAGAACTAAACTATTTAACGTTATGGCCTCAAGAAACTTTTTACAGAATGTTAAAGTACAAGGAATTTGACGTTGCAGAACTATCCTTTGGCGCCTATGTTGCTTCTCTTTTTGAAGATAAACCATTTGTAGCTATTCCAGTCTTCCCTTCAAGGTCATTCAGACATAACAGTATATATGTAAATGTAAACTCTGGTATAAAAGAACCTCAAGATTTAATAGGAAAAAGAGTAGGAGTTCCAGAATATAGACAAACCGCTGCAGTGTGGATAAAGGGTATATTAAGTGACATTTATGGAGTTAAACCTGAATCTGTAACTTACTATACTGGTCCATTAGAAGATCCCGCAAAAAGGAGAAGATATTTCACAGTATTAGCTGAAACTGATGTCTTGCCAAAGTATAAGGATATCAAGGTAACTAGAATACCTAATGGAAAAAATTTGTCAGATATGCTAGCTAATGGAGAAATAGATGCATTATATAGTGCATTAGTTCCTAGCTCTTTCAAAAACTACCCAGAAAAAGTAGTAAGATTATTCAGAAACTATAGAGAACTTGAAGCAGATTACTTCAAAAAAACTAGAATATTCCCTATAATGCATGTAATCGTAATAAGAAGAGATGTATACGAAAACAATAGATGGATTGCTAGATCTCTCTATAAGGCTTTCGAAGAAGCTAAAAATATCGCTTTCGAAAAGTTCACTACAGCTACTGGTACATTACATTACGCTTTACCTTGGCTTTTTGACCATTATGAGGAAACGGTAAATGTTATGGGTGAGGACTATTGGCCTTATGGCTTAAAGAAGAATTATCACACAATCGAAACCTTTATCAGATATATGTATGAACAAGGAATTATACCTAACCCCATAAAGCCAGAAGACCTATTCGCTAAAGAGGTCACAGACACTTAG
- a CDS encoding aromatic-ring-hydroxylating dioxygenase subunit beta translates to MTLPEEILEFIYKEARLLDERKYNEWLALFDNDSYYWIPAWENEENITTDPNTDVSILYLPSKKDIETYVKRIVSGKAPAYNPHPRTVRMISNVVGTFDEIEKIWKIKYNWTIYIYRSLYKKLETYVGVAEMGIVRYNNGELKIKHKKVIIINDFIQNGILPLI, encoded by the coding sequence ATGACTTTACCGGAGGAAATTCTAGAGTTTATTTACAAGGAAGCGAGATTGTTAGATGAAAGGAAGTACAATGAATGGTTGGCCTTATTTGATAACGATTCCTATTACTGGATACCTGCATGGGAGAATGAGGAGAATATAACCACAGATCCCAATACTGATGTTAGCATACTTTATTTGCCTTCTAAAAAAGACATAGAAACATATGTAAAGAGGATAGTAAGTGGGAAGGCTCCTGCGTATAATCCCCATCCTCGAACAGTAAGAATGATCTCAAATGTTGTCGGAACATTTGATGAAATAGAAAAAATATGGAAGATAAAATATAACTGGACAATTTATATATATAGAAGCTTATATAAGAAATTAGAGACATATGTGGGAGTTGCAGAAATGGGAATAGTAAGATATAATAATGGAGAACTTAAAATAAAACATAAGAAGGTAATAATTATTAATGACTTTATACAGAATGGAATTTTGCCATTAATATGA
- a CDS encoding mandelate racemase/muconate lactonizing enzyme family protein codes for MIKKIDFVKANIPLEKTDPLQLWYNQWSSQLFVKIVNDENITGWGEILATTANSRDVYISLGQKIAKAILGKDEEEICEINDLLFKILETGKGAVSSGVISGIDIALWDLLGKKLKRPIYKILGYSGKDIPRYIALSRYKDADSLKRVLKKFMEKGFKIMKIHEHYTRINEIMKEIRDNFGFSIGIIVDLSSSIPSYEKAKRLFNIISKYEPLWIEDPLKQTDDYASLKKLNEIIPIAGGENIFTINEFRRAIENEAYTYFQIDTTKIGGITEAVKRVTLAKAYNVSLSFHHRPDNGWIGISANYHIAVTAHDKFFLETPPDDPYIYFKVDGEINVDYVKFKGIGLGIEPRENIPSGEDQEFIIYQEP; via the coding sequence ATGATAAAGAAGATTGACTTCGTAAAGGCTAACATACCTTTAGAAAAAACTGATCCATTGCAATTATGGTATAATCAGTGGAGTTCGCAACTTTTCGTTAAAATAGTTAATGATGAGAACATCACTGGATGGGGAGAGATTTTAGCTACTACAGCAAATTCCAGAGATGTTTACATCTCATTAGGTCAAAAAATAGCTAAAGCTATCTTAGGCAAGGATGAAGAAGAAATATGCGAAATAAACGATCTGCTCTTTAAAATTTTGGAAACAGGTAAAGGTGCAGTATCTTCTGGAGTAATTTCTGGAATAGACATAGCCCTATGGGATCTATTGGGTAAAAAACTGAAAAGACCAATATATAAGATCCTTGGGTATTCTGGGAAGGATATACCTAGATATATAGCATTATCTCGATATAAAGATGCAGATTCATTAAAGAGAGTATTAAAAAAGTTTATGGAGAAAGGATTTAAAATTATGAAAATACATGAGCATTATACTAGAATAAATGAGATAATGAAAGAGATAAGGGATAACTTCGGTTTTTCAATTGGAATTATAGTAGACTTAAGCTCATCTATACCTAGTTATGAAAAAGCTAAAAGGCTTTTTAACATAATATCAAAGTACGAACCACTTTGGATAGAAGATCCATTAAAACAAACTGACGATTATGCATCCTTAAAAAAGTTAAACGAAATAATACCAATTGCCGGAGGTGAAAACATATTTACGATAAATGAATTTAGAAGAGCAATAGAAAACGAGGCATACACATATTTTCAAATAGATACCACAAAAATAGGCGGAATAACTGAAGCAGTCAAGAGAGTTACCTTAGCTAAGGCGTATAATGTGAGTTTATCTTTTCATCATAGACCAGACAATGGATGGATAGGAATTTCAGCAAACTACCACATAGCGGTGACTGCGCATGACAAGTTCTTTCTTGAGACACCACCTGATGATCCCTATATTTACTTTAAAGTAGATGGAGAAATCAACGTAGATTATGTTAAATTTAAAGGAATAGGTTTAGGTATTGAACCAAGGGAAAATATTCCGAGTGGTGAGGATCAAGAATTCATAATATATCAAGAGCCTTAA
- a CDS encoding aromatic ring-hydroxylating dioxygenase subunit alpha — protein MEMTPYKRSIKDYIVVDRQQGLFRLNAEVYKDPYLFDLEMKKIFHEGWVYLAHESQLKVPNDYFTTYIGDTPIILVKTEDERIIGLINRCRHRGALVCRQEKGNSKFFRCPYHGWTYSNYGKLVGIPDKEGYPEHFDIENLGLIRIPKLVNYYGFIFGSLSSKAPEFEDYIGEAGKLLRLIALKFPGGIEVLKGIHKYGMQVNWKLAFENAVDHYHAPFVHESYFEAVGHEPGKRIDLRSKDLSLYLGKGHLVDLMFRDYEVYEIDEKGIPWYLKDNNNLNEIEKKWAAKITFHLGIFPNVIIFDVASPGPTIRVIRPVTVDYTEVYAYYYLPKNAPREYKERELRASLRFYGPAGMGTPDDVEVLKLAMEGYNVKDEKGKYNDLSRGTHRDFKDHEILELVNAEMIGHGTDDTGYRGFYKWWAKVIFNEELSI, from the coding sequence ATGGAAATGACTCCTTATAAACGGTCTATTAAGGATTATATTGTAGTTGATAGGCAACAAGGATTATTTAGACTTAACGCGGAAGTTTACAAAGATCCTTATTTGTTTGACCTTGAAATGAAAAAGATATTTCATGAGGGTTGGGTTTATTTGGCTCATGAATCTCAACTGAAGGTACCTAATGATTACTTTACTACCTATATTGGTGATACTCCAATCATATTAGTTAAGACAGAAGATGAAAGGATAATTGGTTTAATTAATAGATGCAGGCATAGGGGAGCTCTAGTTTGTAGGCAAGAAAAAGGTAATTCTAAATTTTTTAGATGTCCATATCATGGATGGACGTACTCTAACTACGGTAAACTTGTAGGTATTCCAGATAAGGAAGGATATCCAGAACATTTTGATATAGAAAACCTTGGATTGATTAGAATTCCTAAATTAGTCAACTATTATGGTTTCATTTTTGGCTCACTATCATCTAAAGCACCTGAGTTTGAAGACTATATAGGAGAAGCGGGAAAATTGTTACGATTAATAGCTTTAAAGTTTCCTGGTGGAATTGAGGTTCTAAAAGGTATTCATAAATATGGTATGCAAGTAAACTGGAAATTAGCATTTGAAAATGCAGTGGATCATTATCATGCTCCTTTTGTTCATGAAAGTTATTTTGAGGCTGTAGGTCATGAACCCGGTAAAAGAATAGATTTGAGGTCTAAGGATTTATCTCTCTATTTAGGTAAAGGACATTTAGTAGATTTAATGTTCAGAGACTATGAAGTGTACGAAATAGATGAAAAGGGAATTCCTTGGTATCTTAAGGATAATAATAATTTAAACGAAATTGAGAAAAAGTGGGCAGCTAAAATTACATTTCATCTAGGTATTTTCCCTAATGTAATAATTTTTGACGTTGCATCACCTGGACCTACCATTAGAGTTATAAGACCAGTTACTGTTGATTATACTGAAGTCTACGCATATTATTATTTACCTAAAAATGCACCTAGAGAATATAAAGAGAGAGAATTACGAGCATCATTAAGATTTTATGGTCCAGCGGGAATGGGTACTCCAGATGATGTTGAGGTGTTAAAGTTGGCTATGGAGGGATATAATGTAAAAGATGAGAAAGGTAAGTACAATGATTTATCTAGGGGTACACATAGGGATTTTAAAGATCACGAAATTTTAGAACTAGTTAATGCTGAAATGATAGGACATGGAACAGATGATACTGGCTACAGAGGGTTCTATAAATGGTGGGCCAAGGTAATATTTAATGAAGAATTGAGTATTTAA
- a CDS encoding alcohol dehydrogenase catalytic domain-containing protein yields MKALVIEGPDIVEVKDVEEPKVGPQDVLIKVKMVGIHPQDYYMTKDLTVQGHKIHPIPHIPGEEIAGVVERVGDQVKSLKKGDRVIVYHRIHDGTCDMCILGNEQLCRNGGRFGINANGGLAEYIAVPEKNVIKISEDISWEIAASLPASALTPYHALNKAGLKAGEYLAVFGASGNTGMFAIQLGKIFGGIVIAVSRKDRPWLKEFGVDYLVNLDTVEEEVKEITKGKMVDVVIDSVGSATWNKSLKIVSTLGRWVTFGALTGGEFKEEPMQVFPIYLYRFERTLIGVRGGKKSELHTLVNLANKLKVKIWKKFKLDEAPKALEAVVSPERDGRVFVEVT; encoded by the coding sequence ATGAAAGCCTTAGTAATTGAAGGACCAGATATTGTAGAAGTAAAAGACGTAGAGGAACCAAAAGTAGGTCCACAAGATGTTTTAATTAAGGTAAAAATGGTAGGGATTCATCCTCAAGATTACTATATGACTAAGGATCTTACTGTTCAAGGGCACAAAATACATCCAATACCACACATTCCTGGAGAGGAAATAGCTGGTGTTGTGGAAAGGGTCGGAGATCAAGTTAAGAGTTTAAAAAAGGGAGATAGAGTCATAGTATATCATCGAATTCATGATGGAACATGTGATATGTGCATTCTTGGAAATGAACAGCTATGTAGAAATGGCGGAAGATTTGGGATAAATGCCAATGGTGGTCTCGCAGAATACATTGCAGTTCCAGAAAAAAATGTAATAAAAATTTCTGAAGATATAAGTTGGGAGATTGCGGCAAGTCTACCTGCCTCGGCTTTAACGCCATATCATGCATTAAATAAGGCCGGACTAAAAGCAGGAGAATATCTAGCGGTATTTGGAGCCTCCGGAAATACCGGAATGTTCGCTATACAATTAGGTAAGATCTTTGGAGGGATAGTGATTGCGGTATCTAGGAAGGATAGACCATGGCTAAAGGAATTTGGCGTAGATTATTTAGTTAATCTCGATACTGTTGAAGAAGAGGTAAAGGAAATAACTAAAGGGAAAATGGTTGATGTTGTAATAGACTCAGTAGGTTCTGCAACATGGAATAAAAGTCTTAAAATAGTTAGTACGTTGGGTAGATGGGTTACATTTGGTGCGCTAACTGGCGGTGAGTTCAAGGAAGAACCTATGCAAGTGTTTCCCATCTATCTCTATAGATTTGAAAGAACATTAATTGGTGTTAGAGGGGGTAAAAAATCTGAACTTCATACATTAGTTAATTTGGCTAACAAATTAAAAGTCAAGATTTGGAAAAAATTCAAGTTAGATGAGGCACCAAAAGCTCTTGAGGCTGTGGTATCCCCAGAAAGAGATGGTAGAGTGTTCGTTGAAGTAACATAA
- a CDS encoding MFS transporter, giving the protein MSGKSEKELPFSVTPKDVRNVAIASSIGTFIDFYVFILAGTASGTIWPALYFQQVSKIPGVAVALSFLSFGAAYVVRPVGGIIFGHFGDKMGRMSTLVSTLIVIFIGTIGMALVPPYSVLGILAPALLILFRIIQGLGFGGEWGGASTWLIEYVAKPEKRGFWSGILGASAWVGIGSAAVSFGVLYLLFPTQFIMNLGWRILFGIGAIAAIVGGIIRARLRESPIFINYISKRRPAKLPSLEIFKAYGGRILHAAAAYFLGVSVTGVVITPFTLQYLIASGKHILLGIPTPAFVLLMLGIGAYFTIISAALGGWASDKLGRRMIIVISSIGVGALTYPYFLLIGTLNPYAIMAALILIQVFQGLSVGSIGAYFVELFPTKYRYSGSGLSFQFAGFYLGVTTAFLIPPLIAGIPITHAVNIIAGVQIAIALVSLISVLFLKETKGIQLED; this is encoded by the coding sequence ATGAGTGGAAAGTCTGAAAAAGAACTCCCATTTTCAGTTACTCCTAAAGATGTTAGGAATGTAGCAATAGCTTCATCCATAGGCACTTTCATTGATTTTTACGTGTTTATACTAGCTGGTACAGCATCTGGAACTATATGGCCGGCTCTATATTTTCAACAAGTATCTAAAATCCCAGGTGTGGCAGTAGCTCTGTCGTTCCTAAGTTTTGGGGCTGCCTATGTTGTAAGACCAGTTGGTGGAATTATTTTTGGTCATTTTGGCGATAAAATGGGCAGAATGTCTACGTTAGTTTCAACACTTATAGTAATTTTCATAGGTACTATAGGGATGGCTCTTGTTCCACCATATTCTGTACTGGGAATATTAGCACCAGCTCTGTTAATCTTATTTAGAATAATTCAAGGCTTAGGTTTTGGTGGTGAATGGGGAGGAGCTTCGACATGGTTAATCGAATATGTAGCAAAGCCTGAGAAAAGAGGTTTTTGGTCTGGGATTTTAGGAGCTTCTGCATGGGTTGGAATAGGATCTGCAGCAGTATCTTTTGGGGTATTATATCTACTGTTTCCCACACAATTCATAATGAATCTTGGATGGCGTATTTTATTTGGAATTGGTGCTATTGCTGCTATAGTCGGAGGTATAATTAGAGCGAGATTAAGAGAATCTCCAATTTTCATAAATTATATATCAAAACGCAGACCGGCTAAATTACCTTCTTTGGAAATATTCAAGGCGTATGGGGGCAGAATTCTTCATGCAGCGGCCGCCTATTTCCTTGGTGTGTCAGTTACAGGTGTAGTCATAACGCCATTTACACTACAATATCTAATAGCATCAGGAAAACACATACTGCTAGGCATTCCTACACCAGCATTTGTACTCTTAATGCTTGGGATAGGGGCATATTTCACTATAATATCAGCTGCTTTAGGTGGATGGGCTTCCGATAAATTAGGCAGGAGAATGATTATTGTTATAAGCTCAATAGGTGTAGGAGCGTTAACGTATCCATATTTCTTACTAATAGGGACCTTGAATCCATATGCAATAATGGCTGCTTTGATATTGATTCAAGTATTTCAAGGACTCTCTGTAGGATCTATAGGTGCTTATTTTGTGGAACTGTTCCCAACTAAATATAGATACTCTGGGTCCGGATTATCCTTTCAATTTGCTGGATTCTATCTAGGTGTAACTACAGCGTTCTTAATTCCGCCCCTAATAGCAGGAATTCCAATTACTCATGCAGTAAATATAATAGCAGGAGTCCAAATAGCGATAGCCCTAGTCTCTCTGATTTCTGTACTATTTCTTAAAGAAACTAAAGGAATTCAACTAGAGGATTAA
- a CDS encoding MFS transporter has protein sequence MGKEVKRNKDRFVVTIAAVLGTLIDWYDFFIAATASATVWPIVFFSHLPASVASGLSIAAFGTTYLTRPVGAAIFGNYGDKLGRKSMMVMTMIIMGIATFGIAFTPSTASIGILAIILLFLWRIIFGIGIGGENTGATTWVIEFHSESKYRAFWTSLVQTTAPIGISIASLAFSLVSASTGKNFVTFGWRIPFIAGGIALIVGILIRVIAFESPIFDQLLKKQSVEKTPLLTLLKKYPKLVVKLAFIQNINLIGLTFLVEPYSLVYLGSLGVSREFSTFALFLGTVIGGIVPTFILGGILADKIGRKLVAFIAAIGLAVFTYPYFLLLSTRNPALIVLAMTIINVFIQMAFGVYGALGTEQFPANVRYSGSAVSYQLAAFIIGLFITFWEPFLISAGHGEIGATPYVSITAIILSIISAILSLTLIETKGKDLFT, from the coding sequence ATGGGAAAAGAAGTTAAACGAAATAAAGATAGATTTGTAGTTACTATCGCAGCTGTTTTGGGTACTTTAATAGATTGGTATGATTTCTTTATTGCAGCTACTGCCTCAGCTACAGTATGGCCTATCGTATTCTTTTCTCATTTACCAGCATCAGTGGCTTCAGGATTATCTATAGCAGCTTTTGGAACTACATATCTTACTAGACCCGTAGGTGCTGCAATATTTGGTAACTATGGAGATAAGTTAGGGAGAAAGTCAATGATGGTAATGACTATGATAATTATGGGAATAGCTACTTTTGGGATTGCATTTACGCCATCAACAGCCTCAATTGGTATTTTAGCTATAATTCTTTTATTCCTATGGAGGATAATTTTTGGCATAGGAATAGGTGGAGAGAACACTGGAGCAACTACCTGGGTCATAGAATTCCATAGTGAATCAAAATACAGAGCGTTTTGGACTAGCCTAGTTCAAACCACAGCCCCAATAGGAATATCTATAGCTTCATTAGCATTCTCCTTAGTTTCAGCATCTACTGGGAAAAATTTTGTAACCTTCGGCTGGAGAATCCCATTTATTGCAGGGGGAATAGCACTAATAGTAGGTATATTAATAAGAGTAATAGCATTCGAGAGCCCGATTTTCGATCAACTGCTTAAAAAACAGAGTGTTGAAAAAACGCCCTTACTTACCTTACTTAAGAAGTATCCTAAATTGGTTGTTAAATTAGCCTTTATACAAAACATAAACTTAATAGGGTTAACGTTTCTCGTTGAACCTTACTCGTTAGTATATTTAGGTAGTCTAGGAGTATCTAGGGAGTTCTCGACATTTGCGTTATTTTTAGGTACAGTAATTGGCGGAATAGTACCTACTTTCATTCTTGGTGGTATACTTGCTGATAAAATAGGGAGAAAATTAGTAGCGTTTATAGCAGCTATAGGTTTAGCTGTATTTACATATCCTTATTTCTTACTGTTATCAACAAGGAATCCCGCTCTAATAGTACTTGCTATGACCATAATAAACGTGTTTATTCAAATGGCATTTGGCGTATATGGAGCCTTAGGTACTGAACAATTTCCAGCTAACGTGAGATATTCTGGTTCAGCAGTTTCATATCAACTTGCAGCATTTATTATAGGACTTTTCATAACCTTCTGGGAACCTTTCCTAATATCAGCAGGACACGGTGAAATTGGCGCTACGCCATACGTGTCAATTACCGCGATAATACTTTCAATTATATCAGCTATCTTATCGCTAACGTTAATAGAAACTAAAGGAAAAGATCTATTCACATAA
- a CDS encoding cupin domain-containing protein codes for MQSELDKLIEIMDKKGMATYFTTFGKGASKYGRRQLFTKTPEPLATVWTWKYKEAKELLYEISKYLTPEQAERRTIHFINPSLKDIPIVGSAGITPTLYGGLQLIRPGERAPYHRHTAVNFRFILEAPKKGAYTTINGYKIELHRGDMTFQVPWVWHEHGNEGDSDLIWFAGLDAPLIAFLGGMFYEAPESKEEEENIRKSLRGTGEDANKIFGKSIRPILLNYPSYVKEFNTTYNPLVYYPYDDVINALITLSSREEMDPYNGYTVEYVNPLNGGPLFSSISTNMILLPSNKALKPIRRVENAVFIIFEGNVTFNIEGTEQIRAEPHDVIVIPSWKKYSIENNSNSKALIFKYSDAPLFKYLGVYRESFE; via the coding sequence ATGCAGTCTGAATTAGATAAATTAATTGAGATAATGGATAAGAAAGGTATGGCAACGTATTTTACTACGTTTGGAAAGGGTGCAAGTAAGTATGGAAGAAGGCAACTTTTCACTAAAACGCCGGAACCTTTAGCTACAGTTTGGACTTGGAAGTATAAAGAGGCAAAGGAGTTACTTTATGAGATATCTAAGTACTTAACACCGGAACAGGCAGAAAGGAGAACAATTCACTTCATCAATCCATCTCTTAAGGATATTCCAATAGTGGGAAGTGCGGGTATAACTCCAACTCTCTATGGGGGTCTTCAATTAATTAGGCCAGGAGAAAGGGCTCCATATCATAGACATACTGCGGTTAACTTTAGATTTATATTAGAGGCGCCAAAAAAGGGTGCTTATACAACTATTAATGGTTATAAGATAGAACTGCACAGAGGTGATATGACATTTCAAGTTCCATGGGTTTGGCATGAACATGGGAACGAAGGGGATTCTGACCTAATATGGTTTGCTGGGTTAGATGCTCCTTTAATAGCTTTTTTGGGTGGGATGTTTTATGAAGCGCCTGAGTCTAAGGAAGAAGAAGAAAACATAAGAAAGTCCTTGAGAGGAACTGGAGAGGATGCTAATAAGATATTTGGAAAATCAATTAGACCTATCTTACTTAACTATCCCAGTTATGTTAAAGAGTTTAATACAACGTACAATCCGTTAGTATATTATCCTTATGATGACGTGATAAACGCGTTAATAACATTAAGTTCTAGAGAAGAGATGGATCCATATAATGGCTATACTGTAGAGTATGTAAATCCATTGAATGGAGGTCCATTATTCAGTAGTATTTCAACTAATATGATCCTCTTACCTTCCAATAAAGCCCTAAAGCCAATAAGGCGAGTTGAAAATGCAGTATTTATAATTTTTGAAGGTAATGTAACATTTAACATAGAAGGTACAGAGCAGATTAGAGCAGAACCTCATGACGTTATAGTTATACCATCATGGAAGAAATACTCAATTGAAAACAATAGTAACTCTAAAGCGTTAATATTTAAATATTCGGATGCTCCATTATTTAAATACCTTGGAGTCTATAGGGAGTCGTTTGAGTGA
- a CDS encoding amidohydrolase family protein — MSLSAPWTYVLPKEEEIIIARQVNDEIAKIVNKYPENFGGLATLPLNDVDASIIEAERAIKDLGLHGFIIGTGIGDKTIANKEYIPLLKKISQLGKPILIHPGTMPLDVILNEGVEAIVTSFIFETSYVVAKLALERILRDYNLTVIMPHGGGFIPYQIGRLDVGYSSYNMSKIKPSDDLKEFVYYDTVIYTKESLELLYKVVGEDHILFGTDHPFPISKQELFLNLIEEVFKDNNVKEKIFNKNSKRIFKLSK; from the coding sequence TTGTCACTATCAGCGCCATGGACATATGTACTTCCAAAAGAGGAAGAGATCATAATCGCAAGACAAGTTAATGACGAAATAGCTAAGATTGTAAATAAGTACCCAGAGAATTTTGGAGGATTAGCTACATTGCCACTAAATGATGTCGATGCGTCAATTATAGAAGCTGAACGAGCTATAAAAGATCTAGGACTTCACGGATTTATAATAGGAACTGGTATAGGAGACAAAACCATTGCAAATAAGGAATATATACCGTTGCTTAAAAAGATCTCACAACTAGGTAAACCTATTCTTATTCACCCTGGTACAATGCCATTAGATGTAATATTAAATGAGGGAGTAGAGGCAATAGTCACAAGTTTCATTTTTGAAACAAGTTACGTGGTAGCCAAATTAGCTTTAGAGAGAATATTAAGAGACTATAATTTAACTGTAATTATGCCACATGGGGGAGGATTTATTCCTTATCAAATAGGTAGACTTGACGTAGGTTATAGCTCATATAATATGAGCAAGATAAAACCTAGCGACGATTTAAAGGAGTTCGTATACTATGATACTGTAATATACACTAAGGAATCTCTTGAACTATTATATAAGGTAGTGGGGGAAGATCATATACTATTTGGGACTGATCATCCGTTCCCCATCTCAAAGCAAGAATTATTTTTGAATCTAATTGAGGAGGTATTCAAAGATAATAACGTAAAGGAAAAAATCTTCAATAAGAATAGTAAGAGAATATTTAAATTATCTAAATGA